The window ATCACCAACGGATACTTCCTCGCCCTCGCGGTCTCCCTGATCACCGCGGGCAAGCTCGGCGACCGCTTCGGCCACCGGCAGACCTTCCTCATCGGCGTCGTCGGCTTCGCCGCCGCCTCGGGCGCGATCGGCCTGTCCGACAGCATCGCGTTCGTCGTCGTCTTCCGCGTCCTTCAGGGCCTGTTCGGCGCGCTGCTGATGCCGGCCGCGCTCGGCCTGCTGCGGGCCGCCTTCCCGGCCGAGAAGCTGAACATGGCGATCGGCATCTGGGGCATGGTCATCGGCGCGTCCACCGCCGGCGGCCCGATCCTCGGCGGTGTGCTCGTCGAGCACGTCAACTGGCAGTCGGTGTTCTTCATCAACGTGCCGGTCGGCATCCTCGCCGTCGTCCTCGGCGTGCTGATCCTGCTCGACCACCGCGCCGAGAACGCCCCGCGCTCCTTCGACCTCCTGGGCATCGCCCTGCTGTCGACGGCCGTGTTCTGCCTGGTGTGGGCGCTCATCAAGGCCCCGCCGTCCGAGTGGGGCTGGGGCGACGTCAAGACGCTGTCGTTCCTCGGCGCTTCCGTGCTGTGCTTCGTGCTCTTCGCCTTCTGGGAGACGAAGGTGAAGGAGCCGCTGATCCCGCTCGCGCTGTTCCGTTCGGTGGCGCTGTCCGCGGGTGTCGTGCTGATGATCCTGATGGCCATCGCCTTCATGGGCGGCCTGTTCTTCGTGACGTTCTACCTCCAGAACGTGCACGGCATGAGCCCGATCGACGCGGGTCTGCATCTGCTGCCGCTCACCGGCATGATGATCGTCGGCTCGCCGCTGGCCGGCGCGATGATCACCAAGTTCGGCCCCCGTGTCCCGCTCGCCGGCGGCATGGCGTTCACCGCGATCGCCATGTACGGGATGTCGACCCTGGAGACGGACACCGGCAGCGGCGTCATGTCGCTCTGGTTCGCGCTGCTGGGCTTCGGCCTCGCGCCGGTCATGGTCGGTGCCACGGAGGTCATCGTCGGCAACGCGCCCATGGAGCTCTCGGGCGTGGCGGGCGGTCTTCAGCAGGCCGCCATGCAGATCGGCGGCAGCCTCGGTACGGCCGTGCTGGGCGCGGTGATGGCCTCCAAGGTCAACAGCGACCTCGCGGGCAACTGGGCGAAGGCGGGCCTTCCGCCGCTGACGCCGGAGCAGGAGCACCAGGCGTCCGAGGCGGTCCAGGTCGGTGTCCCGCCGCTGGCGCCCGGGACGCCGGACGCGATCGCCGCGAAGATCACGGGCGTCGCGCACGACACGTTCATCTCCGGCATGAGCGCGGCGTCCCTCGTGGCCGCCGGGGTCGCCGTCGTCGCGGTGCTGGTGGCGTTCCTCACCAAGCGCGGTGAGAACGCGGAGGCCGGCGCGGGAGCGGCGCACATCTGACGCTCCCTGACGGGGCGTTCGCTCATCAGGGTGAACCAGACCGCTGACCCCTCCCCTTCGGCGGGCCTCGCAGGTCACAGTGGGTCAAGTCCTCCGCAGGGCATGGAGGACGGTCGCTGCGGCGCGCTGCCGGAGGGGGGCAGCGCGCAGGCAGCGGGATTGAGCCTCGCATCGTGTGGTACCCGCCATGTCGTACCCGCACCAACCCCAACCGACCGAGGGTTTACGGGAGTCGATGATGGCGAGCTTCGGACACGGTACGCGCAGGCACCCCCGCTCACGTGGCCGGACGGGGTCACGGACCGGGCCGGATCGCGCGACGCTCGCAATCATCGGAGTCATCTGCGCGGTCGCCGGATTCTTCGTGCTGGGGATCATCCTCGGCCCCGCGGCGATCGTCTGCGGCTGGCTCGCCATGGGCCGCACGTGGTCGGGCTCCCGCCCGACCACGGCCGTGGTCGCCCTGATCCTGGGCGCCATCGACACCCTCCTGGCCATCATCTGGCTGGCCGGAGCGACGACTCCGGGCAACGGCCTGCTGTTCTGACCCGGGGAAGCGACCGGCAAACGAAAAGGGCCTCCGGCACCGAGCCGGCGGCCCTTTCGGGTCTCACTCCACCGGCGTCCCCTTCAGCGCCGCCAACTCCCCCCGCAGCGCCCGCACCTCCTCCGTCAGCTCCCGTATCGCCTCCGTCTGCCGGCGTTCCTCCACGTCGTCCTTCTCGAACCGCGCTATGAACCACGCCGCGATGTTCGCCGTCACCACACCCAGCAGCGCGATCCCGGAGAGCATCAGCCCGACCGCCAGCATCCGCCCCAGACCGGTCGTCGGCGCGTGATCCCCGTACCCGACGGTCGTCATCGTCGTGAAGGACCACCACACCGCGTCACCCAGCGTCCTGATGTTCCCGTCCGGCGAGTCCCGCTCCACCGACAGCACCGCCAGCGACCCGAACATCAGCAACCCGACCACCGCGCCGGCGACATACGTGGTGAGCCGTATCTGCGAGGCCATCCGCGCCCGCTGCCCGACCAGCAGCAGCGTCGACACCAGCCGCAGCAGCCGCATCGGCTGGATCACCGGCAGCAACACCGCGCACAGGTCGAGCCAGTGCGTCCGTACGAACCGCAGCCGCCGCTCCGCGAGCGCCAGCCGGATCACGTAGTCGAGCGCGAACGCGCCCCACACCACCCACTCCACCGCGGTGCACAGTTCCACCACGTCCCGGCTCGCGTCCGGCCGGACGATGGGCACGGCGTAGGCGACGGCGAAGGCCAGGGCCAGGCCGAAGAGGGGCCGCTGAGTGTGCTGTTCCCAACGGAGTTGGGCCGACTGCTCTTGCATGGCCGCATCGTAGAAAACGTGAAGGGGTGGTGCGCCCACGGTGTACCCGTGACGCGCACCACCCCTTGACGGTGTTCAGCGGGTCAGGCGTCGCCGCCCGCGGCCCCCGGGTCGGCCGCCGCCACGTCGAGCAGCTGGTACCGGTCGATGGCCTGCTTGAGCGCCGACCGGTCGACCTTGCCCGCCCGGGCCAGCTCGGTCAGCACCGCCACCACGATCGACTGCGCGTCGATGTGGAAGAACCGGCGGGCCGCGCCCCGCGTGTCGGCGAAGCCGAAGCCGTCCGCGCCGAGCGACTGGTACGTCTGCGGCACCCAGCGCGCGATCTGGTCCGGAACCGACCGCATCCAGTCGGACACGGCCACGACCGGCCCCTGCGCGTCGGCGAGCTTCCGCGTCACATACGGCACCCGCTGCTCCTCCTCGGGGTGCAGCAGATTGTGCCGCTCGCAGTCCACGGCCTCGCGCCGCAGCTCGTTCCAGGAGGTCGCCGACCAGACGTCCGCCTTGACGTTCCACTCCTCGGCCAGGATCTGCTGCGCCTCGACCGCCCACGGCACCGCGACACCGGACGCCATGATCTGCGCCGGGATCGAGCCCTCGGTGCCCTCGCTGAAGCGGTACACGCCCCTGAGGATGCCGTCGACGTCCACGTCCGCCGGCTCGGCCGGGTGCTGGATCGGCTCGTTGTAGACGGTCAGGTAGTAGAAGACGTCCTCGCCGTGCGGGTGCTCCTCGGAGCCGCCGTACATCCGGCGCAGGCCGTCCTGCACGATGTGGGCGATCTCGAAGCCGAACGCCGGGTCGTACGCGACGCAGCCGGGGTTCGTGGAGGCCAGCAGCTGGGAGTGGCCGTCGGCGTGCTGGAGGCCCTCACCGGTCAGGGTCGTACGGCCCGCGGTCGCGCCCAGGACGAAACCGCGCGCCAGCTGGTCGGCCATCTGCCAGAACTGATCGCCGGTGCGCTGGAAACCGAACATCGAGTAGAAGACGTAGACCGGGATCAGCGGCTCGCCATGGGTGGCGTAGGCCGATCCGGCCGCGATCAGCGAGGCCGTGCAGCCCGCCTCCGAGATGCCGTCGTGCAGCATCTGGCCGTTCGGCGACTCCTTGTAGGCGAGCAGCAGATCGCGGTCGACCGACTCGTACTGCTGGCCGAGCGGGTTGTAGATCTTCGCACTCGGGAAGAACGAGTCCATGCCGAACGTGCGGTACTCGTCCGGCGCGATCAGCACGAACCGCTTGCCGATCTCCTTGTCCCGCATGAGGTCCTTGAGGAGCCGGACAAAGGCCATCGTCGTCGCGATGGACTGCTGGCCCGAGCCCTTCTTCACGGTCGCGTACGTCTTGTCCTCGGGGAGGGACAGCGGCTCGGACCGCACGACACGCGTCGGGACGTAACCGCCGAGTCCCTTGCGGCGGTCGTGCATGTACTGGATCTCCTCCGAGTCCCGGCCCGGGTGGTAGTACGGCGGCGCGCCGGACTCCAGCTCCTTGTCCGGGATCGGCAGGTGGAGGCGGTCGCGGAAGCGCTTGAGGTCGTCGACCGTGAGCTTCTTCATCTGGTGCGTGGCGTTGCGGCCCTCGAAGTTCGGGCCCAGCGTCCAGCCCTTGATCGTCTTGGCGAGGATCACCGTCGGCTGGCCCTTGTGCTCCGCCGCCGCCTTGTACGCCGCGAAGATCTTCTTGTGGTCGTGACCGCCGCGCCCCAGGTGCAGGACCTGGTCGTCGGTCATGCCCTCGACCATCGCCCGCAGCCGGTGGTCGTCGCCGAAGAAGTGGTCGCGGATGTACGCGCCGGTCTCGGTCGCGTACGTCTGGAACTGTCCGTCGGGCGTGGTGTTCATTCGGTTGACCAGCACGCCGTCGCGGTCCTGGGCGAGCAGCGGGTCCCAGCTGCGGTCCCAGACCAGCTTGATCACGTTCCAGCCGGCGCCGCGGAAGACCGACTCCAGCTCCTGGATGACCTTGCCGTTGCCGCGCACCGGGCCGTCGAGGCGCTGGAGGTTGCAGTTGACGACGAAGGTCAGGTTGTCCAGGCCCTCGCGGGCGGCGAGCGTGAGCTGGCCCAGCGACTCCGGCTCGTCCATCTCGCCGTCGCCGAGGAACGCCCATACGCGCGACTTGGAGGTGTCGGCGATCCCGCGCGCGTGCATATAGCGGTTCATCCGCGCCTGGTAGATCGCGCCGATCGGGCCGAGGCCCATCGACACCGTCGGGAACTCCCAGAAGTCCGGCATGAGACGCGGGTGCGGGTACGAGGACAGGCCGTGGGGCGCCTTCGACTTCTCCTGCCGGAAGCCGTCCAGGTTCTCTTCGCTGAGCCGGTCCAGCATGAAGGCGCGGGCGTAGATGCCCGGTGAGGCGTGGCCCTGGAAGAAGACCTGGTCGCCGCCGTCGCCCTCGTCCTTGCCGCGGAAGAAGTGGTTGAAGCCGACGTCGTAGAGGGACGCGGAGGACGCGAACGTGGCGATGTGGCCGCCGACGCCGATGCCGGGGCGCTGGGCCCTGGACACCATCACGGCCGCGTTCCAGCGGGTCGCGTTGAGGATCTTCCGCTCGATCTCCTCGTTGCCCGGGAAGAACGGCTCGCTCTTGGTCGGGATGGTGTTGACGTAGTCGGTGCTGCGCATCTCCGGCACGGCCACGCGCTTCTCGCGGGCCCGCTCGATCAGCCGCAGCATCAGATAGCGGGCGCGCTCCCGGCCGCGCTCGTCCACGGCGGCGTCGAGCGAGTCGAGCCACTCCTGCGTCTCTTCGGGGTCGAAGTCAGGAACCTGACTCGGAAGGCCGCCAATGATGATCGGGTTGCGATCGGATGCGGAAGCCACGCTGTTCCTTACCTGTCGGAGGGCCGTGCCGGGGCCGCTGCTTCGCTGGGGTCGCTGGGCGATGTCGCTGGGCTGCGCCGCCACCCATGGTCTACCTCGACGCCGTAAACGTCATCTCTACCGATCGGTAACCCCAGGCGTGACGCCGGCGGGAACTCGGCTCTGTGACGTATGGGACGAATACATTCGAGTCTCGTACCCACAGACGATTCCCAAACGCCCAAACAGGGCAGAAAGGTGTGGTGTACGTCACCTCGGACCATGATGGTGTGCCTGGAGTTGCGGCGACACGGCCAGGATCGTCACCGTTTCGGCGGTCTGAACGGCCGGGTACTTGCGCGATCCGCCCCGCCCGTGTGGACTACGGCCAATGCTTCGCGCACGCGCGTGGCTGAGACATTCCCAAAACATGATCAGGAGGCAACCCGTGAGCGCGACCGCGGACCACGCGGAGGAGCGGACGAACCCTGCCGCCAGGCTGGGGTTCCAGCCCGGGCAGGTGGTCCAGGAGATCGGCTACGACGACGACGTGGACCAGGAACTCCGTGAAGCCATCGAAGGCATTGTGGAGAGCGACCTGGTGGACGAGGACTACGACGACGTGGCCGACGCCGTTGTGCTGTGGTTCCGTGACGACGACGGCGACCTGACGGACTCGCTGGTCGATGCCACCACGTACATCGAAGAGGGCGGCGCGATCCTGCTCCTCACGCCGAAGACCGGCCGTTCGGGCTATGTGGAGCCGAGCGACATCTCGGAGGCCGCCACCACGGCGGGTCTGACGGCGTCCAAGAGCGTCAGCGTCGGAAAGGACTGGAGCGGCAGCCGGCTGGCCACGCCGAAGGCCGCCAAGTCCAAGCGTTAGTCGTTGGACGGGGCGGGCCGACAGCCGTCGGCCCGCCCATCGGCCTGCCCCGGTGCCTGCGTAGGGTGGCTTCCATCCGAGAAGCCGCACGAAGGGACATCCACCACGATGGCGATCCAGGCCGGCGAGAAGGCCCCCGACTTCGAGCTCAAGGACAACCACGGCGCGAGCGTGCGGCTGTCCGACTTCCGCGGCGAGAAGAACGTCGTGCTGCTCTTCTACCCCTTCGCCTTCACCGGCGTCTGCACCGGCGAGCTGTGCGAGCTGCGTGACAACCTGCCGCAGTTCGCCGACCGCGACACCCAGCTCCTCGCCGTCTCGAACGACTCCATCCACACCCTGCGCGTCTTCGCCGAGCAGGAGGGTCTGGAGTACCCGCTGCTGTCGGATTTCTGGCCGCACGGCAACGTCTCGCGGGCCTACGGCGTCTTCGACGAGGACAAGGGCTGCGCCGCGCGCGGCACCTTCGTCATCGACAAGGAGGGCGTCGTGCGGTGGACCGTCGTCAACGGCCTGCCGGACGCGCGCGACCTGAACGACTACGTGAAGGCGCTCGACTCCCTGTGACGCCGGTCGGGCGTCATGTGCCCGACACCCGCTGAATTCCGGGCTTCAGGGCCTGGGTGGTGCGGGAACCCGTCACTAGGATCGACTCGTTGATCCGACATCCGAGCACAACGGGGCATCCCGCCCCAGAACACCAATGGAGGACTCGTGGGAGTCAGCCTCAGCAAGGGCGGCAACGTATCGCTTAGCAAGGAGGCGCCGGGCCTGACCGCGGTCATCATCGGTCTGGGGTGGGACATCCGCACCACGACCGGCACGGACTTCGACCTGGACGCCAGCGCGCTGCTGCTGAACAACTCCGGCAAGGTCGGCAACGACCAGCACTTCATCTTCTTCAACAACCTCAAGACGCCGGACGGCTCCGTCGAGCACACCGGCGACAACCTCACCGGTGAGGGCGAGGGTGACGACGAGCAGATCAAGGTCGACCTCGCCACCGTCCCGGCCGACGTAGAGAAGATCGTCTTCCCGGTCTCGATCTACGACGCCGAGACCCGCCAGCAGTCCTTCGGCCAGGTGCGCAACGCGTTCATCCGCGTCGTGAACCAGGCCGGCGGCACCGAGATCGCCCGGTACGACCTGAGCGAGGACGCCTCCACCGAGACCGCCATGGTCTTCGGTGAGCTCTACCGCCACGGCGCGGAGTGGAAGTTCCGCGCCATCGGCCAGGGCTACGCCTCGGGCCTGCGCGGCATCGCGCAGGACTTCGGCGTGAACGTCTGAGCGGACGAGCTCAAGGCCTCACCATCCGGCGCCGCACGGTTTACGTGCGGCGCCGGACGCGCAGGACCACCTGAGAAGGAACAGGGGAGGGAATCATGGGCGTCACGCTCGCCAAGGGAGGCAATGTCTCCCTGTCCAAGGCCGCACCGAACCTCACGCAGGTGATGATCGGGCTCGGCTGGGACGCGCGCTCCACCACCGGAGCCCCCTTCGACCTCGACGCCAGCGCCCTGGTGTGCGGCGGCGGGCGGGTGCTCGGGGACGAGTGGTTCGTGTTCTACAACCAGCTCAAGAGCCCGGACGGCTCGGTGGAGCACACCGGTGACAACCTCACCGGTGAGGGCGACGGCGACGACGAGTCGCTCCTGATCGACCTCTCCAAGGTGCCGCCGCAGTGCGACAAGATCGTGTTCCCCGTCTCCATCCACATGGCCGACGAGCGCGGCCAGACCTTCGGCCAGGTCAGCAACGCCTTCATCCGCGTCGTGAACCAGGCCGACGGCCAGGAACTCGCCCGCTACGACCTGAGCGAGGACGCCTCCACCGAGACCGCGATGATCTTCGGTGAGGTCTATCGCTACCAGGGCGAATGGAAGTTCAGGGCCGTGGGACAGGGGTACGCGTCGGGGCTGCGGGGGATCGCGCTGGACTTCGGAGTCAGCGTCTCATAACGCGTTATGAGCAAAATCCGGGGCCCGGTGGGGTATGGAGGGGGCCGGACTAGACTTCGGCTTCAAAAGTTCGTAAAGCCG of the Streptomyces koelreuteriae genome contains:
- a CDS encoding MFS transporter — translated: MTSQTTIDTTGSGGKAPVAPSDATPGKGLRGHPWLTLITVAVGVMMVALDGTIVAIANPAIQKDLGATFAEVQWITNGYFLALAVSLITAGKLGDRFGHRQTFLIGVVGFAAASGAIGLSDSIAFVVVFRVLQGLFGALLMPAALGLLRAAFPAEKLNMAIGIWGMVIGASTAGGPILGGVLVEHVNWQSVFFINVPVGILAVVLGVLILLDHRAENAPRSFDLLGIALLSTAVFCLVWALIKAPPSEWGWGDVKTLSFLGASVLCFVLFAFWETKVKEPLIPLALFRSVALSAGVVLMILMAIAFMGGLFFVTFYLQNVHGMSPIDAGLHLLPLTGMMIVGSPLAGAMITKFGPRVPLAGGMAFTAIAMYGMSTLETDTGSGVMSLWFALLGFGLAPVMVGATEVIVGNAPMELSGVAGGLQQAAMQIGGSLGTAVLGAVMASKVNSDLAGNWAKAGLPPLTPEQEHQASEAVQVGVPPLAPGTPDAIAAKITGVAHDTFISGMSAASLVAAGVAVVAVLVAFLTKRGENAEAGAGAAHI
- a CDS encoding small hydrophobic protein is translated as MMASFGHGTRRHPRSRGRTGSRTGPDRATLAIIGVICAVAGFFVLGIILGPAAIVCGWLAMGRTWSGSRPTTAVVALILGAIDTLLAIIWLAGATTPGNGLLF
- a CDS encoding potassium channel family protein gives rise to the protein MQEQSAQLRWEQHTQRPLFGLALAFAVAYAVPIVRPDASRDVVELCTAVEWVVWGAFALDYVIRLALAERRLRFVRTHWLDLCAVLLPVIQPMRLLRLVSTLLLVGQRARMASQIRLTTYVAGAVVGLLMFGSLAVLSVERDSPDGNIRTLGDAVWWSFTTMTTVGYGDHAPTTGLGRMLAVGLMLSGIALLGVVTANIAAWFIARFEKDDVEERRQTEAIRELTEEVRALRGELAALKGTPVE
- the aceE gene encoding pyruvate dehydrogenase (acetyl-transferring), homodimeric type codes for the protein MASASDRNPIIIGGLPSQVPDFDPEETQEWLDSLDAAVDERGRERARYLMLRLIERAREKRVAVPEMRSTDYVNTIPTKSEPFFPGNEEIERKILNATRWNAAVMVSRAQRPGIGVGGHIATFASSASLYDVGFNHFFRGKDEGDGGDQVFFQGHASPGIYARAFMLDRLSEENLDGFRQEKSKAPHGLSSYPHPRLMPDFWEFPTVSMGLGPIGAIYQARMNRYMHARGIADTSKSRVWAFLGDGEMDEPESLGQLTLAAREGLDNLTFVVNCNLQRLDGPVRGNGKVIQELESVFRGAGWNVIKLVWDRSWDPLLAQDRDGVLVNRMNTTPDGQFQTYATETGAYIRDHFFGDDHRLRAMVEGMTDDQVLHLGRGGHDHKKIFAAYKAAAEHKGQPTVILAKTIKGWTLGPNFEGRNATHQMKKLTVDDLKRFRDRLHLPIPDKELESGAPPYYHPGRDSEEIQYMHDRRKGLGGYVPTRVVRSEPLSLPEDKTYATVKKGSGQQSIATTMAFVRLLKDLMRDKEIGKRFVLIAPDEYRTFGMDSFFPSAKIYNPLGQQYESVDRDLLLAYKESPNGQMLHDGISEAGCTASLIAAGSAYATHGEPLIPVYVFYSMFGFQRTGDQFWQMADQLARGFVLGATAGRTTLTGEGLQHADGHSQLLASTNPGCVAYDPAFGFEIAHIVQDGLRRMYGGSEEHPHGEDVFYYLTVYNEPIQHPAEPADVDVDGILRGVYRFSEGTEGSIPAQIMASGVAVPWAVEAQQILAEEWNVKADVWSATSWNELRREAVDCERHNLLHPEEEQRVPYVTRKLADAQGPVVAVSDWMRSVPDQIARWVPQTYQSLGADGFGFADTRGAARRFFHIDAQSIVVAVLTELARAGKVDRSALKQAIDRYQLLDVAAADPGAAGGDA
- a CDS encoding DUF3052 domain-containing protein; the encoded protein is MSATADHAEERTNPAARLGFQPGQVVQEIGYDDDVDQELREAIEGIVESDLVDEDYDDVADAVVLWFRDDDGDLTDSLVDATTYIEEGGAILLLTPKTGRSGYVEPSDISEAATTAGLTASKSVSVGKDWSGSRLATPKAAKSKR
- a CDS encoding peroxiredoxin → MAIQAGEKAPDFELKDNHGASVRLSDFRGEKNVVLLFYPFAFTGVCTGELCELRDNLPQFADRDTQLLAVSNDSIHTLRVFAEQEGLEYPLLSDFWPHGNVSRAYGVFDEDKGCAARGTFVIDKEGVVRWTVVNGLPDARDLNDYVKALDSL
- a CDS encoding TerD family protein; the protein is MGVSLSKGGNVSLSKEAPGLTAVIIGLGWDIRTTTGTDFDLDASALLLNNSGKVGNDQHFIFFNNLKTPDGSVEHTGDNLTGEGEGDDEQIKVDLATVPADVEKIVFPVSIYDAETRQQSFGQVRNAFIRVVNQAGGTEIARYDLSEDASTETAMVFGELYRHGAEWKFRAIGQGYASGLRGIAQDFGVNV
- a CDS encoding TerD family protein is translated as MGVTLAKGGNVSLSKAAPNLTQVMIGLGWDARSTTGAPFDLDASALVCGGGRVLGDEWFVFYNQLKSPDGSVEHTGDNLTGEGDGDDESLLIDLSKVPPQCDKIVFPVSIHMADERGQTFGQVSNAFIRVVNQADGQELARYDLSEDASTETAMIFGEVYRYQGEWKFRAVGQGYASGLRGIALDFGVSVS